Proteins encoded together in one Paracidovorax wautersii window:
- a CDS encoding CHASE2 domain-containing protein, with protein sequence MAWLSSVHFDQPLSRRQVLALFCGSLAVALAAACLLALRPAAFARADHWLLDSWLRAGATAVPAPSTVVVDIDEASLAAVGQWPWPRYHIATLVRRIAATQPAAVALDIVFPEPDRSSLVTMRESFRRDFGLDLAISGVPPGLYDNDGYLGRVLAETGSVGAHYLYFDHATDPLPQGSAAALPPQASFGLLDLPQATGILANVPSIDSRVARTGFINHRVDEDGVLRRVSLLIGQGEQVHPSLALAAVLQARRIESVRIEETPAGLQLAAGALTAPIDRQGQALLRTTRSAANYPTVSAMDVLNGRFAPDAFAGRVVFVGSSAVGLNDYHHTAMDARFPGVHIQAATAENLLHDGFVLQPGWADPAAMAAAVLVACAMACLFAFGSGSLLLLLGGLAIGLLPLAGSALLFLHSGIFVSAAAPALVAALLLMGSFVARYALERVRALTWQRQLANARELTIESMASVAETRDPETGAHIKRTQHYVREIALQLRSSGLHREVLTREYIKLLFVSAPLHDIGKVGVPDHILLKPGKLTTDEMEQMKRHADYGRRILLSSAQRIEGENFLTIAADIAGCHHEKWNGSGYPLGLAGAAIPLAARIMTVGDVYDALINRRCYKPAFTHEHAMRLMREQRGIAFDPDVLDAFLAIESTIVSIAARFRDDDEYPAGPEQALALAS encoded by the coding sequence ATGGCCTGGCTCTCGTCGGTCCATTTCGACCAACCCCTCAGCCGGCGCCAGGTGCTGGCCCTGTTCTGCGGCAGCCTGGCCGTGGCGCTCGCCGCCGCGTGTCTGCTGGCGCTGCGCCCGGCCGCGTTCGCCCGCGCCGACCATTGGTTGCTGGACAGCTGGCTGCGCGCCGGCGCTACCGCGGTTCCCGCGCCCAGCACGGTTGTGGTCGATATCGACGAGGCCAGCCTGGCGGCCGTGGGCCAGTGGCCCTGGCCGCGTTACCACATCGCCACGCTGGTGCGGCGCATCGCCGCCACGCAGCCGGCGGCGGTCGCGCTGGACATCGTCTTCCCCGAGCCGGACCGCAGTTCGCTGGTGACGATGCGCGAGAGCTTCCGGCGCGACTTCGGCCTGGATCTGGCGATCTCCGGTGTGCCGCCCGGCCTGTACGACAACGACGGCTACCTGGGCCGCGTGCTGGCGGAGACGGGCTCGGTCGGGGCGCACTACCTGTACTTCGACCACGCCACGGACCCGCTGCCGCAGGGCTCGGCCGCGGCACTGCCGCCACAGGCGTCGTTCGGCCTGCTGGACCTGCCCCAGGCCACCGGGATACTGGCCAACGTCCCCTCCATCGACAGCCGCGTGGCCCGTACCGGCTTCATCAACCACCGGGTGGACGAGGACGGCGTGCTGCGCCGCGTGTCGCTGCTGATCGGCCAAGGGGAGCAGGTGCACCCCAGCCTGGCGCTGGCGGCCGTGCTGCAGGCGCGCAGGATCGAGAGCGTCAGGATCGAGGAGACGCCGGCGGGCCTGCAACTGGCGGCCGGAGCGCTCACCGCGCCGATCGACCGTCAGGGCCAGGCCCTGCTGCGCACGACGCGCAGCGCGGCGAACTACCCGACGGTCTCCGCGATGGACGTGCTCAACGGGCGCTTCGCCCCGGACGCCTTCGCCGGGCGCGTGGTCTTCGTGGGGAGCTCGGCCGTTGGCCTGAACGACTACCACCACACCGCGATGGACGCGCGTTTTCCCGGCGTCCACATCCAGGCGGCGACGGCCGAGAACCTGCTGCACGACGGCTTCGTCCTCCAGCCCGGATGGGCGGACCCAGCGGCCATGGCCGCGGCCGTGCTGGTCGCCTGTGCCATGGCGTGCCTCTTCGCCTTTGGCAGCGGCAGCCTGTTGCTGCTCCTGGGTGGCCTGGCCATCGGCCTGCTGCCGCTGGCGGGCAGCGCGCTGCTGTTCCTGCACTCGGGCATCTTCGTGTCGGCGGCAGCGCCCGCGCTGGTCGCCGCGCTGCTGCTGATGGGCAGCTTCGTGGCGCGCTACGCGCTGGAGCGCGTCCGGGCGCTGACCTGGCAGCGCCAGCTCGCCAACGCCCGCGAACTCACCATCGAATCCATGGCCTCGGTGGCCGAGACGCGCGACCCCGAGACCGGCGCCCACATCAAGCGCACCCAGCACTATGTGCGCGAGATCGCGCTGCAGCTGCGCAGCAGCGGCCTCCATCGGGAGGTTCTGACGCGGGAATACATCAAGCTGCTGTTCGTGTCGGCCCCGCTGCACGACATCGGCAAAGTGGGCGTTCCGGACCACATCCTGCTCAAGCCGGGCAAGCTCACCACTGACGAGATGGAGCAGATGAAGCGGCATGCCGATTACGGTCGGCGCATCCTGCTGAGTTCCGCGCAGCGCATCGAGGGCGAGAACTTCCTCACCATCGCCGCGGACATCGCGGGCTGTCACCACGAGAAATGGAACGGCAGCGGGTATCCGCTCGGCCTGGCCGGTGCCGCCATTCCGCTCGCGGCGCGGATCATGACCGTGGGCGACGTGTACGACGCGCTCATCAACCGCCGCTGCTACAAGCCCGCCTTCACGCACGAACATGCGATGCGGCTGATGCGCGAGCAACGGGGCATCGCGTTCGACCCCGACGTGCTCGATGCCTTCCTGGCGATCGAGTCCACCATCGTGTCCATTGCCGCCCGGTTCCGCGACGACGACGAGTACCCCGCCGGGCCCGAGCAGGCCTTGGCTCTTGCCTCCTGA
- a CDS encoding GntR family transcriptional regulator, with translation MKPTTHKLDRTRQAAPQVFEWLREAIIALELAPGTPLARAELAERFELSQTPVRDALIRLSEEGLVDIYPQHATLVSRIDLHSAEQAQFLRCSIELEVVRTLATVGDAALAERLTAMVDMQAALAGTGGETFIAADQAFHRAMYEAAGVPDLYELVRRRSGHLDRLRRLDLPSPGNSERVVRDHRRIVEALARREPEAAQAALRAHLSGTLGRVADIRTRHPEYVAG, from the coding sequence ATGAAACCCACGACCCACAAGCTGGACCGCACGCGCCAGGCCGCTCCCCAGGTGTTCGAATGGCTGCGCGAGGCCATCATCGCGCTGGAACTCGCCCCCGGCACGCCGCTGGCGCGTGCCGAGCTGGCCGAGCGTTTCGAGCTGAGCCAGACCCCTGTGCGCGACGCATTGATCCGGCTGAGCGAGGAAGGGCTGGTGGACATCTATCCGCAGCACGCCACGCTGGTCAGCCGCATCGATCTGCACTCGGCTGAGCAGGCGCAGTTTCTGCGCTGTTCCATCGAGCTGGAAGTGGTGCGCACGCTGGCGACCGTGGGCGATGCGGCGTTGGCCGAGCGCCTCACCGCCATGGTGGACATGCAGGCCGCGCTGGCGGGCACCGGCGGAGAGACCTTCATCGCCGCGGACCAGGCTTTTCACCGCGCCATGTACGAGGCCGCCGGCGTGCCCGACCTGTACGAACTGGTGCGGCGCCGCAGCGGCCACCTGGACCGGCTGCGCCGGCTGGACCTGCCGTCGCCCGGCAACTCGGAGCGGGTGGTGCGCGATCACCGGCGCATCGTCGAAGCGCTGGCGCGCCGGGAGCCCGAGGCAGCGCAGGCCGCGCTGCGCGCGCATCTTTCCGGCACCCTGGGGCGGGTGGCAGACATCCGCACGCGGCACCCCGAGTACGTGGCGGGCTGA
- a CDS encoding zinc-dependent alcohol dehydrogenase, translating into MKALTYQGSKNVSLDNVPDPILQASDDIVLRVTATAICGSDLHIYRGKIPDMKDGDILGHEFMGVVEEVGPGVTAVRPGDRVVIPFVIACGSCFYCNKTLFAACETTNTGRGAILNKKSATPGAGLFGYSHLYGGYAGGQAEYVRVPQANVGPLKIPDVLADEQVLFLSDILPTGYQAAVNAELGPGSSVAIFGAGPVGLMSALCARYLGAEQIFMIDNSDYRLSFAAAEYGAIPINFDEQEDPAEEILTSTNGHGVDATIDAVGFEAKGSALETALTAMKLEGSSGKALRQCIAATRRGGVVSVPGVYAGFIHGFLFGDAFDKGLTFKMGQTHAQKFMPELLTLIGEGKMKPEVIISHRMKLADAVQGYKMFDQQDDDCRKVVLTP; encoded by the coding sequence ATGAAAGCCCTCACCTACCAAGGCTCGAAGAACGTCTCGCTCGACAACGTTCCCGACCCCATCCTGCAGGCGTCCGACGACATCGTGCTGCGCGTGACCGCCACCGCGATCTGCGGCTCGGACCTGCACATCTACCGCGGCAAGATCCCCGATATGAAGGACGGCGACATCCTTGGCCATGAGTTCATGGGCGTGGTCGAAGAGGTGGGCCCCGGCGTCACCGCGGTGCGCCCCGGCGACCGCGTGGTGATCCCGTTCGTGATCGCCTGCGGCAGCTGCTTCTACTGCAACAAGACCCTGTTCGCCGCCTGCGAGACCACCAACACCGGGCGCGGCGCCATCCTGAACAAGAAGAGCGCCACGCCGGGTGCCGGCCTGTTCGGCTACTCGCACCTGTACGGCGGCTACGCCGGCGGCCAGGCCGAGTACGTGCGCGTGCCGCAGGCCAACGTGGGCCCGTTGAAGATCCCCGATGTGCTGGCCGACGAGCAGGTGCTGTTCCTCTCCGACATCCTGCCCACGGGCTACCAGGCGGCGGTGAACGCCGAGCTGGGCCCGGGCTCGTCCGTGGCCATCTTCGGTGCCGGGCCGGTGGGCCTGATGTCGGCCCTGTGCGCACGCTACCTGGGGGCCGAGCAGATCTTCATGATCGACAACAGCGACTACCGGCTGTCCTTCGCCGCGGCCGAGTACGGGGCCATTCCCATCAACTTCGACGAGCAGGAAGACCCGGCCGAGGAGATCCTCACCTCCACCAACGGCCACGGCGTGGACGCGACCATCGACGCCGTAGGCTTCGAGGCCAAGGGCAGCGCTCTGGAGACGGCGCTGACGGCCATGAAGCTGGAAGGCTCCAGCGGCAAGGCGCTGCGCCAGTGCATCGCCGCCACGCGGCGCGGCGGCGTGGTCAGCGTGCCGGGCGTGTATGCGGGCTTCATCCACGGCTTCCTGTTCGGCGACGCGTTCGACAAGGGCTTGACCTTCAAGATGGGCCAGACGCATGCGCAGAAGTTCATGCCCGAGCTGCTGACGCTCATCGGCGAGGGCAAGATGAAGCCCGAAGTCATCATCTCGCACCGCATGAAGCTCGCCGATGCGGTGCAGGGCTACAAGATGTTCGACCAGCAGGACGACGATTGCCGCAAGGTGGTGTTGACGCCATGA
- a CDS encoding FecR domain-containing protein, with product MTLALLAPHAYSQDGAAPAAEPIALVKQVAGNAQLWRGDVPQPLQEGQSLVVSDRLRTGADGTVALVFRDGTRLTVGNTSDVQLRRYAFAPKPEDYAFDIYLAKGRAVYASGRIGKLAPQSVRLETPTATAGVRGTRLILEVE from the coding sequence TTGACCCTGGCGCTGCTGGCGCCGCATGCCTATTCACAGGACGGCGCGGCGCCGGCCGCGGAGCCCATCGCGCTCGTCAAGCAGGTGGCCGGCAACGCGCAGCTGTGGCGGGGCGACGTGCCCCAGCCGCTGCAGGAAGGCCAGTCACTCGTCGTCTCCGACCGGCTGCGCACCGGCGCCGATGGCACGGTGGCGCTGGTGTTCCGTGACGGCACGCGCCTCACGGTCGGCAACACATCCGACGTGCAGTTGCGCCGCTACGCATTCGCCCCCAAGCCCGAGGACTACGCCTTCGACATCTACCTGGCCAAGGGCCGGGCCGTCTACGCCTCGGGCCGCATCGGCAAGCTCGCCCCGCAGTCCGTGCGGCTGGAGACCCCCACGGCCACCGCGGGCGTTCGCGGCACCCGCCTGATCCTTGAGGTGGAGTGA
- a CDS encoding OmpA family protein: protein MRRLLGLCLLCGLLGAVLAGCATPPEPQRRTTLILLPDEDGHVGSATLGNAQGLQTLHEAFTGTSAVGAAGAPARAQVLGKDAVDARYAALLAAQPLPPRSFTLYFLHGQTEMTEASKARLPEVLRAARERRPAVIAVFGHTDASGGPAINEPLSIARAHAVARLLRRTGALSDDVDVRGLGSSDPLNEPGVGPLDPRNRRVEVQIF from the coding sequence ATGCGCCGACTCCTGGGCCTTTGCCTGCTGTGCGGGTTGCTGGGCGCGGTGCTCGCCGGTTGCGCCACGCCGCCGGAGCCGCAGCGGCGGACAACGCTGATCCTGCTGCCGGACGAAGACGGACACGTCGGCAGCGCCACGCTGGGCAACGCCCAGGGGCTGCAGACCCTTCATGAAGCCTTCACGGGCACCTCGGCCGTGGGCGCAGCGGGTGCTCCGGCGCGTGCGCAGGTGCTCGGCAAGGACGCCGTCGATGCCCGCTATGCCGCGCTGCTGGCCGCCCAGCCACTGCCGCCGCGCAGCTTCACGCTCTACTTCCTCCATGGGCAGACGGAGATGACGGAAGCCTCCAAGGCCCGGTTGCCCGAGGTCTTGCGGGCGGCCCGTGAACGCCGGCCTGCGGTCATTGCCGTCTTCGGCCATACCGATGCGAGCGGCGGCCCCGCGATCAACGAGCCGCTGTCGATCGCGCGCGCGCACGCCGTGGCGCGGCTGCTGCGCCGCACGGGCGCCTTGAGCGACGACGTGGATGTGCGCGGCCTGGGCAGTTCCGATCCGCTGAACGAGCCGGGCGTCGGCCCTCTCGACCCCCGCAACCGCCGGGTCGAGGTCCAGATCTTCTGA
- a CDS encoding thioredoxin family protein, which produces MPYRLLQRLLLTLLFIAACALSTGVSAQFGPKPSSTASSTLTTPHVQAELVAQAPDGIAPGKPLWLGLSITHQPDWHTYWMNSGDSGLPTQLEWTLPAGIDAGEIAWPVPRKIPLGNLANYGYEGTVLLPVPMAVSQAFAPGPLAREVTFQLHASWLVCRKECIPEEGTFTLQVPLRGTTALHAAAFEAAAQAHPRPLPAQAGSTAQVEGDALALQVAGLPAALRGQTLEVFPETAGVIETAADITQQWQGDTWVARMPLSPQRSAGPVPFPVVLAHGGQGWRAELPVPKGWPALAAAAAVSPALQAALQANAAAAAPPPVTSAPLGMLLAALAGALLGGLLLNLMPCVFPVLAIKVVGFARHAQSRHAHRVGGLAYTAGVMLSFVALGAAMLGLRAAGEAVGWGFQLQAPAVVAALAALFTVIGLNLAGVFEFGRMLPSSLAGLQARHPVADSFLTGVLAVAVASPCTAPFMGASLGLTATLPAPQALAVFAAMGLGLALPYLLASWIPGFARALPRPGAWMETLRRFMAFPMFATVVWLTWVLGQQSGIDGAAALLALLVALSMAIWALTLRGRSRAVIATLSIAGCAWLAWAWGPKVIEMQPAGEAAATASAPAPGWRAWQAGLPEQLLAQGRPVFVDYTAAWCVTCQYNKKATLSNAAVLQDFASKNVALLRADWTRRDPAITAALGALGRSGVPVYVLHAPGKAPVVFSEILGEDELRQAVAAL; this is translated from the coding sequence ATGCCCTACCGTTTGCTGCAGCGCCTGCTGCTCACTCTGCTTTTCATAGCTGCCTGCGCTTTATCCACGGGCGTTAGCGCCCAATTTGGCCCTAAACCTTCATCCACGGCCAGCAGCACGCTCACCACACCCCATGTGCAGGCCGAACTGGTCGCCCAGGCGCCGGACGGCATAGCACCCGGCAAGCCGCTGTGGCTGGGGCTGTCGATCACGCACCAGCCCGACTGGCACACCTACTGGATGAACTCGGGCGATTCCGGCCTGCCCACGCAGCTGGAGTGGACGCTGCCCGCCGGCATCGACGCGGGCGAGATCGCCTGGCCCGTGCCGCGCAAGATTCCCCTGGGCAACCTGGCCAACTACGGCTACGAGGGCACGGTGCTGCTGCCCGTGCCCATGGCGGTCAGCCAGGCATTCGCCCCCGGGCCGCTGGCGCGGGAGGTGACGTTCCAGCTGCACGCCTCGTGGCTGGTGTGCCGCAAGGAGTGCATTCCGGAAGAAGGCACTTTCACCCTGCAGGTGCCCCTCCGGGGCACGACGGCGCTGCACGCGGCCGCCTTCGAGGCCGCGGCCCAGGCGCACCCGCGGCCCCTACCCGCGCAGGCCGGCAGCACGGCCCAGGTCGAAGGCGATGCCTTGGCCCTGCAGGTGGCCGGGCTGCCGGCCGCTCTGCGCGGGCAGACGCTGGAAGTGTTTCCCGAAACCGCGGGCGTGATCGAGACCGCCGCCGACATCACCCAGCAATGGCAGGGCGACACCTGGGTGGCACGCATGCCGCTGTCGCCCCAGCGCAGCGCCGGGCCCGTGCCCTTCCCCGTGGTGCTGGCGCATGGCGGCCAGGGCTGGCGGGCCGAGCTGCCCGTGCCCAAGGGCTGGCCGGCCCTGGCGGCCGCCGCTGCCGTATCGCCCGCGCTGCAGGCGGCGCTGCAGGCCAATGCCGCGGCCGCCGCACCGCCGCCGGTCACCTCGGCCCCGCTGGGCATGCTGCTGGCCGCGCTGGCCGGCGCGCTGCTGGGCGGGCTGCTGCTCAACCTCATGCCCTGCGTGTTCCCGGTGCTGGCGATCAAGGTGGTGGGCTTTGCCCGCCATGCGCAAAGCCGGCATGCGCACCGCGTGGGCGGGCTGGCCTACACCGCCGGCGTGATGCTGTCGTTCGTGGCGTTGGGCGCGGCCATGCTGGGCCTGCGCGCCGCCGGCGAGGCCGTGGGCTGGGGCTTTCAGCTGCAGGCGCCTGCGGTGGTGGCGGCGCTGGCGGCGCTGTTCACCGTGATCGGGCTGAACCTGGCGGGCGTGTTCGAGTTCGGGCGCATGCTGCCCTCCTCGCTCGCCGGGCTGCAGGCGCGCCATCCGGTGGCGGATTCGTTCCTCACCGGCGTGCTGGCCGTGGCTGTGGCCTCGCCCTGCACGGCGCCGTTCATGGGCGCCTCGCTGGGCCTGACGGCCACGCTGCCGGCGCCGCAGGCGCTGGCCGTGTTCGCCGCCATGGGGCTGGGCCTCGCCCTGCCCTACCTGCTGGCGAGCTGGATTCCGGGCTTCGCCCGCGCCCTGCCCCGCCCGGGCGCCTGGATGGAGACGCTGCGCCGCTTCATGGCCTTCCCCATGTTCGCCACCGTGGTCTGGCTGACCTGGGTGCTGGGCCAGCAGAGCGGCATCGACGGCGCGGCGGCGCTGCTGGCGCTGCTGGTGGCGCTCAGCATGGCCATCTGGGCCCTCACGCTGCGGGGCCGCAGCCGGGCCGTGATCGCTACGCTTTCGATAGCTGGATGCGCTTGGCTGGCATGGGCCTGGGGCCCGAAAGTCATTGAAATGCAGCCCGCAGGCGAAGCCGCGGCCACCGCCAGTGCCCCGGCCCCGGGCTGGCGCGCCTGGCAGGCGGGCCTGCCCGAGCAGCTGCTGGCGCAGGGCCGGCCCGTGTTCGTGGACTACACCGCCGCCTGGTGCGTGACCTGCCAGTACAACAAGAAGGCCACGCTGTCGAACGCGGCTGTGCTGCAGGACTTCGCGTCCAAGAACGTCGCCCTGCTGCGCGCCGACTGGACGCGCCGCGACCCGGCCATCACCGCCGCGCTGGGCGCGCTGGGCCGCAGCGGCGTGCCGGTCTACGTGCTGCATGCGCCCGGCAAGGCGCCCGTGGTGTTCTCCGAAATCCTCGGCGAAGACGAACTGCGCCAGGCCGTCGCCGCCCTGTAG
- a CDS encoding alanyl-tRNA editing protein codes for MTQDLFRQDSHLRECAATVTAHTPEGGVVLDRTVFYPLGGGQAGDSGVLVRADGSAWTVADTRKGKDAEGRPNGDIVHLPADAAAPLPAVGETVTARLDWERRHRLMRFHTTTHLLCHVVAQPVNGCSITPDAARMDFHMDGTLDKDALTAAIARLVAEDHPVTIGAIDDAELDANPALVKSMSVQPPRGTGTVRTVRVGGTGDGDATQIDLQPCGGTHVARTSEIGAVVVTKIEKKGAMARRVVLGFKATPP; via the coding sequence ATGACCCAAGACCTCTTCCGCCAGGACAGCCATCTGCGCGAGTGCGCCGCCACCGTCACCGCCCACACGCCCGAGGGCGGGGTCGTGCTGGACCGCACCGTGTTCTACCCGCTGGGGGGCGGGCAGGCCGGAGACAGCGGCGTGCTGGTGCGGGCCGACGGCAGTGCGTGGACCGTGGCTGACACGCGCAAGGGCAAGGATGCCGAAGGCCGGCCCAACGGCGACATCGTGCACCTGCCGGCCGATGCGGCCGCGCCGCTGCCGGCTGTGGGCGAAACCGTCACCGCCCGGCTGGACTGGGAGCGCCGCCACCGGCTGATGCGCTTTCACACCACCACGCATCTGCTGTGCCATGTGGTGGCGCAGCCGGTCAACGGCTGCTCGATCACGCCGGACGCCGCGCGCATGGACTTCCACATGGACGGCACGTTGGACAAGGACGCGCTCACCGCCGCCATCGCCCGGCTGGTGGCCGAAGACCACCCGGTCACCATCGGCGCCATCGACGACGCCGAGCTGGACGCCAACCCCGCGCTGGTCAAGAGCATGAGCGTGCAGCCCCCGCGCGGCACCGGCACGGTGCGCACCGTGCGCGTGGGCGGCACGGGAGACGGCGACGCCACGCAGATCGACCTGCAGCCCTGCGGCGGCACCCACGTGGCGCGCACCTCGGAGATCGGCGCGGTGGTGGTCACCAAGATCGAGAAGAAGGGCGCCATGGCGCGCCGCGTGGTGCTGGGGTTCAAAGCGACACCCCCCTGA
- a CDS encoding glucarate dehydratase family protein: protein MARDITITHVRITPIAFRDGPLLNAAGIHEPWALRAIVEIETSDGRVGISETYGDEPMLKVLEQARPLLIGLSPFALNTMEERVRATIKAIPGAVEFELAPGSHAAKNAPKVISTFEVGMLDLQGQIVGAPVVDLLGGKVRDAVPYSAYLFFKYAEHVGQPYAPDAWGEGISPAQIVAQAQRMIDLYGFQSIKLKGGVFEPSHEVACMQALAKAFPGMPLRLDPNANWSLAASIAAAPELDEILEYYEDPTPGLEGMAELAKHTRLPLATNMVITTMEDFRKGCEMGSVKVLLSDHHYWGGLRATQTLARMCRLWGLGMSMHSNSHLGISLMAMTHVAASVPNLTYACDTHYPWQEEEVVKGGRVRFGNGAVAVPTTPGLGVELDRDALATLHAQYLECGVRNRDDLKQMQRYDPSFTGKTPRFL from the coding sequence ATGGCACGCGACATCACCATCACCCACGTCCGGATCACGCCCATCGCCTTCCGGGACGGCCCGCTGCTCAATGCGGCCGGCATCCACGAACCCTGGGCACTGCGTGCCATCGTCGAGATCGAGACCAGCGATGGACGCGTCGGCATCTCGGAGACCTATGGCGACGAGCCCATGCTCAAGGTGCTGGAGCAGGCCCGGCCACTGCTGATCGGCCTGTCGCCCTTCGCGCTGAACACGATGGAAGAGCGCGTGCGCGCCACCATCAAGGCGATACCCGGCGCAGTGGAGTTCGAGCTGGCGCCCGGTTCGCATGCGGCCAAGAACGCGCCCAAGGTCATCAGCACCTTCGAGGTCGGCATGCTCGACCTGCAGGGCCAGATCGTGGGTGCGCCGGTGGTCGACCTGCTGGGCGGCAAGGTGCGCGATGCTGTGCCCTACAGCGCCTATCTGTTCTTCAAGTACGCCGAGCACGTCGGCCAGCCCTATGCGCCCGATGCCTGGGGCGAGGGCATCAGCCCCGCGCAGATCGTGGCGCAGGCGCAGCGCATGATCGACCTGTACGGCTTCCAGAGCATCAAGCTCAAGGGGGGGGTGTTCGAGCCCTCGCACGAAGTGGCCTGCATGCAGGCGCTGGCCAAGGCGTTCCCCGGCATGCCGCTGCGGCTGGACCCGAACGCCAACTGGTCGCTGGCAGCGAGCATTGCCGCCGCACCTGAGCTGGACGAGATCCTGGAGTACTACGAGGACCCGACACCCGGTCTGGAAGGCATGGCCGAGCTGGCCAAGCACACCCGGCTGCCGCTGGCGACCAACATGGTCATCACCACGATGGAGGATTTCCGCAAGGGCTGCGAGATGGGCTCGGTCAAGGTGCTGCTGTCCGACCACCACTACTGGGGCGGCCTGCGCGCCACGCAGACGCTGGCGCGCATGTGCCGGCTGTGGGGCCTGGGCATGTCCATGCACTCCAACTCGCACCTGGGCATCAGCCTGATGGCCATGACCCACGTGGCCGCCAGCGTGCCCAACCTGACCTATGCCTGCGACACGCACTACCCGTGGCAGGAAGAAGAAGTGGTCAAGGGCGGCCGCGTGCGCTTCGGGAACGGCGCGGTGGCCGTGCCCACCACGCCCGGCCTGGGCGTGGAACTGGACCGCGATGCGCTCGCTACGCTGCACGCGCAGTACCTGGAATGCGGCGTGCGCAACCGCGACGACCTGAAGCAGATGCAGCGCTACGACCCTTCCTTCACCGGGAAGACCCCCCGCTTCCTCTGA
- a CDS encoding tripartite tricarboxylate transporter substrate binding protein, with the protein MQRRLALIAAATAACSTLGLFAATAAHASDWPAAKPITWVVPFAAGGSTDVVARVVGQELATSLKQAVVVDNRPGAGGAIGVQSVARSPADGYTLIGGTISTHAINASLYKKLPYDPVKDFEPITLIAYVPNVLMVNADLGVNTVQELVAWLRKNPEKASYASSGAGTSTHLTGAQMADLIKVPMQHIAYKGSPQALQDVAAGNVPFLFDQLTAGLPLVKAGKLKFLAVTTKTRSPLAPDVPTTAEAGFPGLDLVSWQAVYAPKGTPKAVVTRLNADIVKALKTPELKSKLETQFGMQVVGSTPAELASITAADTVRLGELVRKSGASAE; encoded by the coding sequence ATGCAACGCCGCCTTGCCCTCATCGCCGCCGCTACCGCGGCCTGCAGCACCCTGGGGCTTTTCGCCGCCACCGCCGCCCATGCATCGGACTGGCCGGCCGCCAAACCCATCACCTGGGTCGTCCCCTTTGCCGCCGGCGGATCGACCGACGTGGTCGCCCGCGTGGTGGGCCAGGAACTGGCCACGTCGCTCAAGCAGGCGGTGGTGGTGGACAACCGGCCGGGCGCCGGCGGCGCCATCGGCGTGCAGTCCGTGGCGCGGTCGCCGGCCGATGGCTACACGCTCATCGGCGGCACCATCAGCACGCATGCCATCAATGCGTCGCTGTACAAGAAGCTGCCCTACGACCCGGTGAAGGATTTCGAACCGATCACGCTGATCGCCTATGTGCCCAACGTGCTGATGGTCAACGCCGACCTGGGCGTGAACACCGTGCAGGAGCTGGTGGCCTGGCTGCGCAAGAACCCCGAGAAGGCGTCTTATGCATCGTCCGGCGCGGGCACCTCCACCCACCTGACGGGTGCGCAGATGGCCGACCTGATCAAGGTGCCCATGCAGCACATCGCCTACAAGGGCAGCCCCCAGGCGCTGCAGGACGTGGCCGCCGGGAATGTGCCCTTCCTGTTCGACCAGCTCACCGCCGGGCTGCCGCTCGTGAAGGCCGGCAAGCTGAAGTTCCTGGCGGTGACAACCAAGACGCGCTCGCCGCTGGCCCCCGACGTGCCCACCACCGCCGAGGCCGGCTTCCCCGGCCTGGACCTGGTGTCGTGGCAGGCCGTGTACGCCCCCAAGGGCACGCCCAAGGCCGTGGTCACGCGCCTCAACGCTGACATCGTGAAGGCGCTGAAGACCCCGGAACTCAAGTCCAAGCTGGAGACGCAGTTCGGCATGCAGGTGGTGGGCAGCACCCCGGCCGAACTGGCCAGCATCACCGCGGCGGACACCGTGCGCCTGGGCGAGCTGGTGCGCAAGAGCGGTGCCAGTGCGGAGTGA